Part of the Arachis hypogaea cultivar Tifrunner chromosome 6, arahy.Tifrunner.gnm2.J5K5, whole genome shotgun sequence genome, CATAGCCCACATCGCTTCCGCCGACCAGTGTCGGCCTCATCCATGGTGTTATGGATTCTTGTTGACCTCAGTCGCCCTTCTCTGTCACGTCTCATGTTAGGATCAGGGATGATAGTAGGATTGGCGTACGGTGGCCAGAGACTCTCTGGAATAGGGGGCAAAAATCCCATCCGGTATACACTGAACACCTTACTCATGGTATAAACCTCATGGACGTACGTAGCCCAGTCTAACCGGGACTGAGCACAGCATGCAATCGAATGGCAGCAAGGGTAATGGAGAGCTTGAAAGTACCCGCAGTCACAAGTGCAATCTCTGAGAGAAACCCGATACGTCCCAAGCGAGAAGTTACCGGTAGGAGTCGTCTCAGCCACGGTATACTCAGACTGATGTCTGTCGAACAGAGTAACTGTGAAGCACCTCGCATTTTTCAGGTTGCGCTCTATCGCCTTGACCAGGGTCTGGCAAAACCGTTGGCTTGATCCCAACTGCACCTCTGCTGTCTGCCCTTGGACGACAAAAAGCTCTGCTAACCTCTCATATGTGGATTTGACAAGTGCAGTTACCGAAAGATTCCGTGTCCCCTTCAGTACAGAGTTAACACACTCGGATATGTTCATTGTCATGTGGCCAACCATCTGCCTCCATCCTGGTGTTGGGTCCACTTATCGTACTCTAGCCGGTTGGCCCAATCTCACATGACCGGATTGTCAGTCCTCATAATATCAATCCAGTAGTCAAACTCGCCCTCAGTCTTCGCATACGTCGCATTCACGAGCATCCGCCTTGCATCCTAACCCTTGAAAATGAGAGCAAAATTGGATGCAATGTGTCGAATGCAATACACTCGATATGCATGAGGCGGTTTCCAACCACTGTCCGGTGCCTCCAGTGCAGTCTTAATGCCATTGTATCTGTTAGAAATCACCAGAATCCCTTCCTGTGGGGTNNNNNNNNNNNNNNNNNNNNNNNNNNNNNNNNNNNNNNNNNNNNNNNNNNNNNNNNNNNNNNNNNNNNNNNNNNNNNNNNNNNNNNNNNNNNNNNNNNNNNNNNNNNNNNNNNNNNNNNNNNNNNNNNNNNNNNNNNNNNNNNNNNNNNNNNNNNNNNNNNNNNNNNNNNNNNNNNNNNNNNNNNNNNNNNNNNNNNNNNNNNNNNNNNNNNNNNNNNNNNNNNNNNNNNNNNNNNNNNNNNNNNNNNNNNNNNNNNNNNNNNNNNNNNNNNNNNNNNNNNNNNNNNNNNNNNNNNNNNNNNNNNNNNNNNNNNNNNNNNNNNNNNNNNNNNNNNNNNNNNNNNNNNNNNNNNNNNNNNNNNNNNNNNNNNNNNNNNNNNNNNNNNNNNNNNNNNNNNNNNNNNNNNNNNNNNNNNNNNNNNNNNNNNNNNNNNNNNNNNNNNNNNNNNNNNNNNNNNNNNNNNNNNNNNNNNNNNNNNNNNNNNNNNNNNNNNNNNNNNNNNNNNNNNNNNNNNNNNNNNNNNNNNNNNNNNNNNNNNNNNNNNNNNNNNNNNNNNNNNNNNNNNNNNNNNNNNNNNNNNNNNNNNNNNNNNNNNNNNNNNNNNNNNNNNNNNNNNNNNNNNNNNNNNNNNNNNNNNNNNNNNNNNNNNNNNNNNNNNNNNNNNNNNNNNNNNNNNNNNNNNNNNNNNNNNNNNNNNNNNNNNNNNNNNNNNNNNNNNNNNNNNNNNNNNNNNNNNNNNNNNNNNNNNNNNNNNNNNNNNNNNNNNNNNNNNNNNNNNNNNNNNNNNNNNNNNNNNNNNNNNNNNNNNNNNNNNNNNNNNNNNNNNNNNNNNNNNNNNNNNNNNNNNNNNNNNNNNNNNNNNNNNNNNNNNNNNNNNNNNNNNNNNNNNNNNNNNNNNNNNNNNNNNNNNNNNNNNNNNNNNNNNNNNNNNNNNNNNNNNNNNNNNNNNNNNNNNNNNNNNNNNNNNNNNNNNNNNNNNNNNNNNNNNNNNNNNNNNNNTCAATATTTTCAAGATTAAATACATTGGTGTCAACTGTCAGCGTCTTGACTCCAGGATTATACATCCTGAACTCCACATGCATCTCATCATAGTAACATGTACTATTGTCAGCAAGAACTTCTTCCACTCCTCCATCTTCATtccagaaaatcaatttttgatgtAAAGTGGATGGAATAGCACCCATTCCATGAATCCAATCACATTCCAAAAGCAAGTTAAAACCATCCTTTGAAGGAACCACAACAAATAGAGTTGGCCTATTGACAGAACCAACCTCAATTGACAACAAAACCACACCTCTAACAGAAGAAGTCCTTCCATTAAAATCTGTTACCCCAATGCTACATTTAATCAGATCTTTTTCAGTCTTTCCAAGcctttccatcattctttcaggcaTGAGATTAAAAGCAACTCCCCCGTCAACCAAAATCTTATTGACTATCCTTCCATCAACATGAGCCTTGATATGTAGTGGACGCAAGTGTTCCTTATCATTTTCAGTAGGCTTCTCAAATAATCCTCCACCACACATATTGTCATCTAGCAATAAGCATTCGCTTCCAGGGAAGACATCATAACAATCATCTTCTAATGACTCTACTTCCTGGACTTGACTATACTCCTCAGGCAGTATTGACACCACAGCTATAGGTTGCTTAACACCAAATTCTAAGCTGTCATCAAAACCAGTGTCAAAATTATCAGTAATTAAATCTTCATCTTTTTCTCCCTTGTTTTCAACCATTACCCTCTTCCCAGCAAGATTCTTCTTGACATTTTTATTGCATTTAGGGTGATTAGAAGAATTGCCTGTTTCTGCAGACTTGGCCATGGTTGGCAAAGGAGGAAAATCTACTCCATGTCCCTTGTATGGATCCAAGGGAACATACTCAGGTATATTCTCTTTCTGCTCAAAAGTTGTAAAAGGAGAATATTTTGGAATATTTTGACAATTTGGCCAAGGAGAATAATTAGGAACCTGCTGCATGTTAGGATTATAACAAGAATAAATTGGCTTTGAGGGAACATGCACATTTTTTGGAATATATATACTACCTCCGTCTTGTGCATGATTCATGTTCCATAACTGAGACTCATAGTACCTGGGCTTAAAAGGTCTAGACTTCACCCATTTGTTTTTTCCTCTTGCAAAAGCAGTAGGTTGATTCTGCACATTTCTCACATTCTAGACCCAtttattgtttgaaattttggTGGGAGGTACTCTTGTCTTTTGAGAAAATTCATCAGGTTTTCCACCAATCATGACCACAGTCTTCATTTTCTGGTTGACGGGTTGTACCCCAGTGTTGTTGACGCACTTGTTCAAAGGAGTTTGACCGCCCAAATTTTGTTTTCCCTCGGCTATCTTCCGCTTTAGCTCAttagtttcattttctttttcagcaatcttctttctcaactcagctttttctttctcttcaactTTGTACTTTTCAAACTCTTTTGCAGCTTCCTTGTCAAAAACAGCATTGTACTTTGGGCACATGGCGATGGTGCTGTCAGATTCtttaattctcaacaaaaaatctaACAGATCCTCACCAGGACGAGCATAAACTGGCTTCTTATCTTGCTCAAAGACTCTCAGGtctttattttcatctttagcaCTAACCATTGTGGCATCAACTTCTACCATGTTGATTGACAAATTGAATGGCTCAACATAATTTGAGTTAGCAGCAAATGGTTCAGTGTCCACCTTCATAGTAGTTTTATCCTCAAACTTCAATCTTCCCTCCTCAATTGCTTTTTGTATCAAGTCCCTGAAACGGACGCAATTATTAGTGGTGTGTGAAAATACCTGATGAaacttacaaaattttttattctttatttcatcAGTTGAAGGCATCTTTTTTCTTTCTGGTAAAATAAGctgtttatcttttaataaaaccTCAAATATTTGATCCGCCTTAGAAATATCAAAAGAATAAGTCTTATTTTCAACTTTAGAATAAGaagaaactttttctttttctttaacagGCTTCAAAGATTTGCATACATAAGGAGGACCCCCACGTAATTCAGCAATATAAATCTCATTCTCATCTGAATTACTACTATCAGAAAAACAATCAACATATGCAACTTTTTTTgaaccctttttaaaattttctttttctttcttaatttgttcTATCTGTCTTACTCTTTCAGCTAACTGGGAAAGATCTAAAGTATGTTGATTGACAAGTTTCTTCCCAACTCCAAATTCTAACCCATTAGTAGCCATTTTGACAACTTCAGTTTCCGGAATCGGAGTAAAACACTTATTTCTCATGTTTTTAAATCGCGCCAAATAAgtatcaatggattctccttctgCATGTTTGACAGAGAATAAATCCGTAAGACTAACTTTCAATTCACCTCGGAAAAACTGATCATGAAAATTTCTTTCTAACTGCGCCCAAGAATGAATAGAATTTGGTCTCAAGTTGGAGAACCATgtaaatgcattttttgttaaagaagaaggaaagtatCTCATCTTGAGATATTCATTAGAAGCTGCTTCCCCAATTTCAACAGTATATTGAGCAATATGCTCTACTGTAGACTCATTTTCTTCTCCAGAAAATTTTGTAAGGGATTTTGGAATTTTCCAACCCCTTTGGAGTTCTGCTTGTTGGACACATTCAGGAAAAACATACACAAAATATAGCCTATTTAAGCAACCAACATTAAATCCCAAACGATTTAAAACTTGTTCAACATTTCTTGCTAGATTATAATGCCCCCTAAGTTGTTTTGCCTAAGTCTTTCTAACATATCATCATCATTTTGACCATGTCTAGGCATATGAATATCATAATTAGGAATTGCTCCACCATTTTGATTGACATTATCAAATCTTAAACCCTGGTTatcattttcttctaaatttaccaCAGTAGCAATCCTATTAACTTGTctatttaattgttcaattctagTGTTTGTGTTTTCTAAAAGAGGATTTAAAATTGTCACCATTTGATGAGTTAATATGTTTACTAGATCATGGTGACTTTCATCCATCTGTTGCCTAATATTTGCTAAAGATCCCACAGTTTGACTAGGTTGATTAACAGGCGTTGCTCTTGACATGTCAGAAAATACAGGTCTAGAATTTTCTACTCTAGTGACAGTGGATGTAGTAGAATTAGATGCACTGTTATTTTCTGTATTAATAGAATGTGAAAAATTTTGTTGTGATACGTGTGAGCCTGACGCCCCAGAAACAGGTACATTTGACATGCCATATGGATTTTGATAAATAGGATTTTGAAAAGTTGAGTAGAGAGGCACAGGCAATCCTTGTGTCACCATGGAGGGGACATACCCCGGTGGCAAGCCATATGGCGGCCACCCCACGGTATTTATGTGAGTTGCATTTAACCCTGTATGGGCATGGCCAACGCCATCATGCCTCACTGACATCAAGGTAGGCTCTGCGTTTGAAACCACAGGAGAATTTCCAGATTCATTTCCTCTAATCTCATcactagaagtagaagaagatgctgCAGAAGTATTTGACATGTCAACTGACGCTGATTTCCTTGGCTCTGGACGCACGAACTTACCACTGCGCAACCACATGCAAATTCAAAaactcttgatttttcttttgacaaactacaatctattgacaaggtcccaccgggcgtgccaatttgttttactcgaatttttgttccattgttaacaacaaataaatcaacaattttcGAGTTTTGTTTCACAATCTTAATTTAAGGAGCGGAAACGACTCCTTTTGTGGATGTCTCAAGATCTCAATTGTAGTTtcgaaagtaaaattaaagatgaaaagaaaacatgcaaggtgccggaggcaaagtaaaatgcagaaattaaaacaaacaggaaattaaaaagaagatgaaggaagaaacatgaacgtaaaagagaaaaagacGTAAAAGTAgaggaattttattaataaaaactggAAAAAAGTAAAGTACAAATGTTTGAGTTGAGAGGAATTACTTAAGATTTCCAATTTTATTCTGTGATGCCAAGGGGATGAGAGCGTTTTTGGGTTTCTAAGTGTTTTCCAAGAAGAATTGAACTGATTACAATGTTTTTCTAAAGCTCTATTTATAGACTAGCCTAATATCAGCTAACAGTTACCATTTGTACACTACTTAcagaaaatttgaatttcttgtaactgTTCCTGTACTTCTTGcttgattcaaaatttaaataaataaccaactatcaaatgatctaatttaatttaaaatagatataaatattatatataagaacattaccaaataactaattattttttttttataattttcttataaaaattatattttgtctaacaataattataataataattattatataaaaaaatgaaaaaaataaattttaaaatctacaTTTGAAAGGAAGAAATGGGTACCTAGAGAGTAAGTTTAAGATaagtaatttcaataaaaataggacgaattctgaataaaataaaatacgatGGGATAGGTAAAAAATTCATCAACACAGATGTGATTAATATATGTTTTTTAGAatgcatattattattaattagaatttaatttttatatatattaataatataaaatattttaaaaaatgatctaattatatttgttcttttaaataattatttatataattaatataaaaaataattacttttgttatgtaatattatatacttaaatatatatataaaattattttataatatatatatatatatatatatatatattaaaattaaattcttattattataaaaaaatataaaaagctcTTAGTGTCGATTAAGTATTATACCTAGCTAGAAAGCTAAAATAAATGAGGCTTGCTACATATAtaagtctttttggcttacaagttatACAAGTTGCTCCAAGTCTAAGAAAGAAACACGCGCTCCTTCAACAACACATTTACTCTtcgtcttcttcctcaatcaaaatgcAAACCATCAAGAAAAAAACACGCGCTCTTTCCACCCACgttcactcttcctcttcttcctcaatcaaaacgcaaaccatcaagattcaaaacaaactaCTACGATTCTGCAGAAACGTTCTAACTCTTCAcaaagagtagaagaaatcaagaataaaagatacaaatctccataaaaaatcaccagaaaaaaagaagaaacattattcaaggtactgttttactattcttctaggtttttttt contains:
- the LOC114927807 gene encoding uncharacterized protein, with the protein product MNISECVNSVLKGTRNLSVTALVKSTYERLAELFVVQGQTAEVQLGSSQRFCQTLVKAIERNLKNARCFTVTLFDRHQSEYTVAETTPTGNFSLGTYRVSLRDCTCDCGYFQALHYPCCHSIACCAQSRLDWATYVHEVYTMSKVFSVYRMGFLPPIPESLWPPYANPTIIPDPNMRRDREGRLRSTRIHNTMDEADTGRRKRCGLCRQTGHTRRTCPQRGSAPSAEA